In a single window of the Mucilaginibacter defluvii genome:
- a CDS encoding glycan-binding surface protein, giving the protein MKNIFKTLLTLVAVTLTVCIYSSCSKNDKDETGTPTISYIRITDPSSSDSLLVSAGQGNLIAIVGTNLQNAREIWFNDRKAIVTTTYVTNTSILVSVPSEIPVDITNKIRIIFADGKTLEHDFKVSIAEPVISYMDCEYVPTGEIATINGNYFYQPLTVTFAGGVEGEIESITDAIIKVRVPAGAQPGPITVKTNFGETKSDLFFRDNRNIILSSDPFTGWWNSSFVVSSPGPDDPIAINGNYIRVKRVIGAWGWTEVAGGPPDAMGPISKNIPDAAILKPEDYNLKFEVNTVKPYNNNTIRFNFGLSDFNNDAYLWNPPIDTKGKWQTITIPFDEYADAFKSPLTVRPNGYYTRVLFLGPGELDADISFDNFRVVPKVNKD; this is encoded by the coding sequence ATGAAAAATATATTTAAGACATTATTAACACTTGTAGCGGTTACGCTTACGGTGTGCATCTATTCGTCATGCTCAAAAAATGATAAGGACGAAACAGGCACCCCAACTATAAGTTACATCAGGATAACAGACCCAAGCTCATCCGATTCATTATTGGTGTCGGCGGGACAGGGCAATCTTATAGCCATAGTAGGTACTAACCTGCAAAACGCTCGTGAAATTTGGTTTAACGACAGAAAGGCCATCGTAACTACCACTTATGTTACCAATACCTCGATACTGGTGAGTGTACCCAGCGAGATACCGGTAGATATTACCAATAAGATCCGGATCATTTTTGCTGACGGCAAAACGCTGGAGCATGATTTTAAGGTGAGTATAGCAGAACCGGTAATCTCCTATATGGATTGCGAGTATGTGCCTACCGGCGAAATAGCCACCATAAACGGCAACTATTTTTATCAGCCGCTAACGGTAACCTTTGCGGGAGGTGTTGAAGGCGAAATAGAGTCAATTACCGATGCGATTATTAAGGTACGCGTTCCGGCGGGTGCACAACCCGGCCCGATTACGGTGAAAACCAATTTTGGCGAAACTAAATCCGATTTATTCTTCAGGGATAACCGTAATATCATCCTCAGCAGTGATCCGTTTACCGGCTGGTGGAACTCTTCATTCGTGGTTAGTTCTCCGGGGCCTGACGATCCGATCGCCATCAACGGCAACTACATTCGCGTAAAACGTGTAATTGGCGCCTGGGGCTGGACAGAAGTTGCCGGAGGTCCGCCTGATGCTATGGGGCCGATCAGTAAGAATATTCCGGATGCTGCCATTCTGAAGCCTGAAGATTATAACCTTAAGTTCGAAGTGAACACCGTTAAGCCTTATAACAACAATACCATACGGTTCAATTTCGGCTTGTCTGATTTTAATAACGATGCTTACTTATGGAACCCACCTATTGATACCAAAGGCAAATGGCAAACTATAACCATTCCGTTTGATGAGTATGCAGATGCCTTTAAGTCGCCGTTAACGGTGAGGCCTAATGGTTACTACACGCGTGTGCTATTCCTCGGCCCGGGAGAGTTGGATGCAGATATATCGTTTGATAACTTCAGGGTAGTACCTAAAGTAAATAAAGACTAA
- a CDS encoding zinc-dependent alcohol dehydrogenase family protein gives MKAAVLNEFGSVEKFEILEVPTPTPGSDEVLVKVLATSVNPLDFQVRRGDYKNELQLPVITGHDVSGVIVEVGSGVKNFKVGDEVYYTPEIFNGHGSYAEYHVAKESIIGIKPKNLSHLEAATFPLAAGTAWEMLYTRAQLKINQTILIHGGAGGVGIPTIQLAKAMGATVFTTARSVHHEFLKSLGSDYVIDYEKESYIDAILRLTNNKGVDVVIDTIGGDTLSDSGRILNQLGQVVTLVDIERPQNLIHAWGKNATYHFVFTRQSRNKLDELTKLIESGKLKPVLNKIYPLAEIGKAHSLLEFRDSDPDFYGKIGVQIGE, from the coding sequence ATGAAAGCAGCAGTGTTAAACGAGTTTGGCTCGGTTGAAAAATTCGAAATATTAGAGGTGCCTACCCCTACCCCGGGATCTGACGAGGTGCTTGTGAAAGTCCTGGCGACTTCAGTAAATCCCCTGGATTTTCAGGTTCGCCGCGGCGACTATAAAAATGAATTGCAGCTTCCGGTAATTACTGGTCATGATGTATCCGGCGTGATAGTAGAAGTTGGATCCGGCGTTAAAAATTTCAAAGTCGGCGACGAAGTGTATTACACCCCCGAAATTTTCAATGGCCACGGAAGCTATGCAGAGTATCATGTTGCCAAAGAGTCAATTATTGGCATTAAACCTAAAAATTTAAGCCATCTGGAAGCCGCAACATTTCCCTTGGCTGCCGGAACAGCCTGGGAGATGCTTTATACAAGGGCACAATTGAAGATCAATCAAACTATCCTGATACACGGTGGTGCCGGCGGTGTAGGTATACCAACCATTCAACTGGCCAAAGCGATGGGTGCGACCGTATTCACGACAGCCAGATCTGTGCACCATGAATTTCTGAAAAGCTTAGGTTCGGACTATGTAATTGACTATGAGAAAGAAAGTTATATAGACGCAATATTGAGACTAACCAACAATAAAGGTGTGGACGTGGTGATCGACACGATCGGCGGAGATACACTTTCAGACAGTGGTAGGATCTTAAATCAACTGGGACAGGTTGTAACATTGGTTGACATTGAAAGACCGCAAAACCTAATCCACGCGTGGGGAAAAAATGCAACCTATCATTTTGTGTTCACCAGACAGAGCCGGAACAAACTGGACGAACTCACCAAACTGATCGAATCAGGCAAACTGAAACCTGTATTAAATAAAATTTACCCGTTGGCAGAAATAGGTAAGGCACACAGCCTGCTTGAATTTAGAGATAGTGATCCTGATTTCTATGGTAAAATCGGCGTACAGATTGGCGAATAA
- a CDS encoding YceI family protein has product MSGLIGINSDRIVLLLPVVISSQTLHITRSLYHMKKSIITALVLFTLTAFTLTGKTWKSDQAHSQLMFTATHMGISDVSGTFNDFKATLVAGKPDLSDATIEMTAKVASIDTRVEKRDEHLKSEDFLDEKKFPELNFKSTSIKPAGKNTFKLNGKLLLHGVTKPVALTLFYIGTIKNPMNEKLTAGYRVTGTISRKDFNIGVKFQAPLISDAIRIKADGEFQLE; this is encoded by the coding sequence ATGAGTGGCCTGATCGGTATCAATAGTGATCGAATTGTACTGCTCTTACCTGTTGTGATTTCAAGCCAAACTTTGCATATAACACGTAGCCTTTACCATATGAAAAAATCAATTATTACCGCCTTAGTATTGTTTACATTGACAGCATTCACGTTGACTGGAAAAACCTGGAAGAGCGACCAGGCGCATTCGCAACTGATGTTTACCGCAACACATATGGGCATCTCAGACGTTTCAGGCACATTCAACGATTTTAAGGCCACCCTCGTGGCGGGGAAGCCAGATCTTAGCGATGCGACGATTGAAATGACAGCTAAGGTTGCATCGATCGATACACGGGTAGAAAAGCGGGATGAGCATCTTAAATCGGAAGACTTCCTCGATGAAAAAAAATTTCCGGAGCTAAATTTTAAAAGTACCAGCATCAAACCGGCTGGAAAAAACACATTTAAGTTAAATGGTAAATTATTGCTTCATGGCGTGACGAAGCCGGTAGCGCTGACACTATTTTACATAGGAACGATAAAAAATCCTATGAATGAAAAACTTACCGCTGGCTACAGGGTCACCGGTACCATCAGCCGTAAGGATTTCAATATCGGCGTTAAATTCCAGGCTCCGCTGATCAGCGATGCTATCCGGATTAAAGCTGACGGCGAGTTCCAGCTGGAATGA
- a CDS encoding helix-turn-helix transcriptional regulator has product MKVLEVIKSISNQTRLDILNWLKDPFANFPAEELADYNPELGVCVSDIAKKAEMSIPTVSVYLKNMATADVLIATRKDQWTYYKRNEKAIKEFAQLLIDNL; this is encoded by the coding sequence ATGAAAGTTTTAGAAGTAATTAAATCAATTTCTAACCAAACACGTTTGGATATTTTGAACTGGTTGAAAGACCCTTTCGCAAATTTTCCGGCGGAAGAGTTGGCTGACTACAATCCGGAGTTGGGGGTTTGTGTTTCAGATATCGCTAAAAAAGCGGAAATGTCTATTCCTACAGTTTCGGTCTATCTTAAAAATATGGCAACGGCTGACGTTTTGATCGCAACCAGAAAAGATCAGTGGACTTACTACAAACGCAACGAAAAAGCGATAAAAGAATTTGCACAGTTGCTAATAGATAACTTATAA
- a CDS encoding hybrid sensor histidine kinase/response regulator transcription factor, with amino-acid sequence MTKVLFTRYLFAALLLWQNAFGQNDEYAFSHINVNTGLSHNNVTAFLKDSRGYLWIGTQNGLNRYDGNTFKLYQHNVNDPASISDNFIISIFEGPGDKFWIKTQSGYSIYDQATENFNDDVGKYLKPYGVPDYRVMKIVKGLNGNYYFLHAVEGLFIYNPATGKTRSYPSIKGNPASLYSINVADMYPDSKGNIWIAYKDGVIDKFDIGKGKITYRSTAIANALVSKSYQMYRIFVDAQNDIWFYSGPIGTYYLNPKSNAIKHFYKDAPGHSLNANIVNSVIQDDKGKIWLSTDPGGVNLIDKRNFTISYLQKKENDDKSLSQNSLTELYKDEAGTIWVGTYKKGVNYYHQNIVKFPLYKHNPLLTNTINYDDVNAFAEDAKGNLWIGTNGGGLIYYDRKAEKFTTYRNNKNNTNSLSNNVVVSLAIDHEQKLWIGTYFGGLDCFDGKTFRHYRHSDADPYSLSDDRVYEIKEDHLHRLWIGTLSGGLNMLGPDRDKFTIYRAFRENSIHSDYVFSIIEDSRNNIWVGTSDGIDVIAPDNKIKHYKHINGDVNSLVYNNVYALLEDRYGNICIGTREGLNILDPKTGKLKLYRKQDGLPDNNIVSLEQDREGNLWMGTANGLSKAQVSMANGQMKLQFINFNERDGLQGRQFNDDASLITRRGELLFGGGNGFNLFIPKDIRLNRTAPKLIFTDFQLFNASVKPGGEVNGKVILSKLITDTRNINLDYDDNFFSIDFAALNFLNPENVRYSYKLQGFDEDWITADNKVHKATYTNLSPGTYTFIARAAAIDNSWPVQKISLRIKVLPPFWQSTTAYLCYIAFALAILFFIRYRGIKKLKARFALEQEREEVKRQREIDSMKIKFLTNISHEFKTPISLIMAPADKLLKDPKLNEQGNDLAIIKKNANRLLNLVNQLLDLRKMETRELKLDLKEGEIIAFIKNITHSFNDIAEKGNIQLAFDTDTSLLKTVFDQDKVERVLLNLLSNAFKFTPDGGNVSVLLSCKQHVQVSEHCILKINVIDTGIGIPPNKVDKIFERFFQHDAPVAMMNQGNGIGLSIAKEFVKMHNGNINVEHVANGGSCFIVELPLPVLSIQTAGTAEVVIAKIKAVEPELQKKKKVLLVEDDDDFRYYLKDNLAEHYNIVEAVNGKEGWQKALAFHPDLIVSDISMAEMDGLQLCSKIKLDNRTSHIPIILLTAMPNEETLLEGLNTGANDYLIKPLNFEVLLSKIKNLLALQTVTKDNQRKKIDIQLSDRNIPSADEKFMAAALRYIEANLQNADFTVEELSKHMCMSRVSLYKKVLLLTGKTPVDFIRSIRLRRAAQLLAKSQLSVSEISYEVGFNTPHYFAKTFKVEYDMLPSDYINHFRNEKVI; translated from the coding sequence ATGACGAAGGTCTTATTTACACGATACCTGTTTGCGGCATTATTGTTATGGCAAAACGCGTTTGGCCAAAATGATGAATACGCTTTTTCGCACATCAATGTAAATACAGGCTTATCGCACAACAATGTAACCGCTTTTTTAAAAGATAGCCGTGGTTATTTATGGATAGGCACGCAAAACGGCCTCAACCGCTATGATGGTAATACCTTTAAATTATACCAGCATAATGTGAATGATCCGGCATCAATAAGCGACAATTTTATCATCAGCATATTTGAAGGACCGGGCGATAAGTTCTGGATCAAAACACAATCGGGTTACAGTATATATGACCAGGCCACTGAAAACTTTAACGATGATGTAGGCAAGTACCTTAAACCTTATGGTGTACCCGATTACCGGGTGATGAAAATTGTAAAGGGCCTTAACGGTAACTATTATTTTTTACATGCAGTTGAAGGGCTGTTTATATACAACCCAGCAACAGGCAAAACCCGCAGCTATCCATCAATTAAAGGTAATCCGGCTTCACTGTATTCCATAAACGTGGCAGATATGTATCCCGATTCAAAGGGGAATATCTGGATAGCGTATAAGGATGGCGTTATAGATAAATTTGATATTGGGAAAGGTAAAATAACCTATCGCTCAACCGCCATTGCTAACGCGCTGGTAAGCAAAAGCTACCAGATGTACCGGATTTTTGTTGACGCGCAAAACGATATCTGGTTCTATTCTGGGCCGATAGGTACTTATTACTTAAACCCGAAAAGTAATGCCATAAAGCATTTTTATAAGGACGCACCCGGCCACAGCCTTAACGCCAACATCGTGAACAGTGTAATACAGGACGATAAAGGCAAGATATGGCTGTCTACTGATCCGGGCGGTGTGAACCTTATCGACAAAAGAAATTTTACCATCAGCTATCTGCAAAAAAAGGAAAACGATGATAAAAGTCTAAGTCAGAACAGTCTTACAGAATTATACAAGGACGAAGCGGGTACCATCTGGGTAGGCACATATAAAAAGGGAGTTAATTATTACCATCAAAATATTGTTAAGTTCCCGTTGTACAAGCATAATCCACTGCTTACAAATACTATTAATTATGACGATGTTAACGCTTTTGCTGAGGACGCTAAAGGCAATTTATGGATCGGTACTAACGGTGGGGGACTGATTTACTACGACCGCAAGGCTGAAAAATTTACCACCTATCGAAATAATAAGAACAACACAAACAGCCTGTCAAACAACGTGGTGGTGAGCCTGGCGATAGACCATGAACAGAAGCTTTGGATAGGTACCTACTTTGGCGGGCTTGATTGCTTTGACGGCAAAACCTTCAGGCACTACCGGCACAGTGATGCTGATCCGTACAGTTTGTCTGACGATAGGGTGTATGAAATAAAGGAAGACCACTTGCACAGGTTATGGATCGGCACTTTATCCGGCGGCTTAAATATGCTGGGTCCTGATCGTGATAAGTTTACGATATACCGTGCCTTCCGCGAAAATTCAATTCACTCTGATTATGTTTTCAGCATTATTGAAGATAGCAGAAACAATATCTGGGTAGGCACGTCTGACGGGATCGATGTAATTGCGCCCGATAATAAAATAAAGCATTACAAACACATAAATGGCGACGTTAATAGCCTGGTTTACAACAATGTTTATGCTTTACTTGAGGACAGATACGGCAATATCTGTATAGGTACCCGCGAGGGTTTGAATATCCTTGATCCTAAAACCGGTAAATTAAAGCTCTATCGCAAACAGGATGGATTGCCCGATAACAACATTGTATCATTAGAGCAGGATAGAGAGGGCAATTTATGGATGGGTACTGCTAACGGCTTATCAAAGGCTCAAGTATCTATGGCTAACGGACAGATGAAATTACAATTCATCAATTTTAATGAGCGGGATGGTTTGCAAGGCAGGCAGTTTAATGATGATGCATCACTGATCACCCGCAGGGGCGAGCTGCTATTTGGCGGCGGCAACGGTTTTAACCTGTTCATTCCTAAAGACATCCGGCTTAACAGAACCGCGCCTAAGCTCATTTTTACCGATTTTCAATTATTTAATGCCAGCGTAAAACCCGGCGGCGAAGTAAATGGCAAGGTGATTTTATCAAAGCTGATTACAGACACCAGGAACATCAACCTTGATTATGATGATAATTTTTTCTCCATAGATTTTGCCGCGCTCAACTTTCTGAATCCGGAGAATGTGAGGTACAGTTATAAACTACAGGGTTTTGATGAGGACTGGATAACGGCCGACAATAAAGTACACAAAGCCACCTATACAAACCTTAGTCCGGGTACTTACACGTTTATTGCCCGTGCCGCCGCGATAGACAATTCATGGCCTGTGCAAAAAATATCATTGCGTATAAAAGTTTTGCCGCCATTTTGGCAAAGTACTACGGCTTATTTATGTTATATAGCTTTTGCCCTTGCTATACTGTTTTTTATACGTTACCGTGGGATTAAAAAGTTGAAAGCGCGTTTCGCGCTTGAGCAGGAGCGGGAAGAAGTAAAGCGGCAACGCGAAATAGACTCAATGAAGATAAAGTTTCTTACCAATATCAGTCACGAGTTTAAAACGCCGATATCATTAATAATGGCGCCTGCCGATAAATTGTTAAAAGATCCCAAGCTTAATGAGCAGGGTAATGATCTGGCTATTATCAAAAAGAATGCTAACCGGTTGCTGAACCTGGTAAACCAGTTGCTGGATCTGCGTAAAATGGAAACCCGCGAATTAAAGCTGGATTTGAAAGAAGGTGAGATCATTGCCTTTATAAAAAATATTACACATTCCTTTAATGATATTGCCGAGAAGGGTAACATCCAGCTCGCGTTTGATACGGATACATCCCTGCTCAAAACCGTTTTTGATCAGGATAAAGTAGAACGCGTTTTATTAAACCTGCTATCAAACGCGTTTAAGTTTACACCTGACGGCGGTAATGTAAGCGTTCTGTTAAGCTGTAAGCAGCATGTACAGGTAAGTGAGCACTGCATCCTGAAAATAAACGTAATTGATACAGGTATTGGGATACCGCCCAATAAGGTTGATAAAATTTTCGAACGCTTTTTTCAGCACGATGCGCCGGTTGCTATGATGAATCAGGGCAATGGCATAGGACTGTCTATCGCTAAGGAGTTTGTTAAAATGCATAACGGAAATATCAATGTAGAGCATGTAGCCAACGGCGGAAGTTGTTTTATTGTTGAACTGCCTTTGCCCGTACTATCAATACAAACAGCCGGAACAGCAGAAGTGGTAATTGCAAAAATCAAAGCTGTTGAGCCTGAATTGCAAAAAAAGAAAAAGGTGCTATTAGTTGAGGATGATGACGATTTTAGGTACTACCTGAAAGATAATCTGGCGGAGCATTATAATATTGTTGAGGCTGTAAACGGTAAAGAAGGCTGGCAAAAAGCGCTGGCATTTCATCCCGATTTAATCGTGAGTGATATTAGTATGGCTGAAATGGATGGTTTACAACTGTGCAGCAAAATAAAGTTAGATAACCGTACATCTCATATCCCCATAATTTTACTTACCGCCATGCCGAATGAGGAAACACTGCTGGAGGGATTGAATACAGGCGCCAATGATTACCTCATAAAACCGCTGAATTTTGAGGTGCTGCTATCAAAAATTAAAAACCTGCTTGCACTCCAAACAGTAACCAAGGATAACCAGCGTAAAAAGATAGACATTCAGCTAAGCGACCGCAACATACCTTCTGCCGACGAGAAATTTATGGCTGCGGCCTTGCGGTATATTGAGGCCAATTTACAAAATGCTGATTTCACTGTAGAAGAACTCAGCAAGCATATGTGTATGAGCCGGGTATCATTGTACAAAAAAGTGCTGTTGCTTACCGGCAAAACCCCTGTTGATTTTATCCGCTCGATAAGGTTGCGCAGGGCGGCCCAGCTTTTAGCCAAGAGCCAGCTATCGGTATCAGAAATATCATACGAGGTAGGTTTTAATACGCCCCATTACTTCGCAAAAACCTTTAAGGTAGAATACGATATGCTGCCCTCAGATTACATTAACCATTTCAGGAACGAAAAGGTGATTTAA